One genomic segment of Nothobranchius furzeri strain GRZ-AD chromosome 10, NfurGRZ-RIMD1, whole genome shotgun sequence includes these proteins:
- the cfap157 gene encoding cilia- and flagella-associated protein 157 has product MPKNTGKKSGKNDSKAKKKSSSVTREEKSVSDETEKGFFLAQIEYLTVESEKFQKKCEELEKQNQLLISQFSSLRNEKKDITDYLKHSLLEKEEELDRLSERLQNQREAADQNRSTQQLKHDQLMAALQEQIRELQEQNRKLVGNLTDLDEFERQKEDLMTNLDHLEKKLEHQEEEHKNQIHDLEMKLLLEKKRLREEMETCTLAMEAKVQHLVDQNLPERARSVLQENAEMKACFSKLSEQFKVLMEENSVLRERKHQLSIDVEIQEEMIREMSRMSCLQRKQVQQLQEELKNKHQNLEQLQKEHSQVLAEMEALRPENPDPGSTSKIQREHHRAGGTSSVSHPTPKPKSTSCRTRAGSSHTSVPHYRKPVSQESPMKQSRSAMGFLTSQQLFNKLSWS; this is encoded by the exons ATGCCCAAAAATACAGGCAAGAAAAGCGGTAAAAATGACAGTAAAGCCAAGAAGAAGTCGAGTTCTGTGACTCGGGAGGAAAAAAGCGTTTCGGACGAGACAGAAAAGGGTTTCTTTCTGGCTCAGATCGAATATTTGACCGTGGAGTCGGAAAA GTTTCAGAAGAAATGCGAGGAGCTCGAGAAGCAGAACCAACTTTTAATCTCTCAGTTTAGCTCACTGAGAAACGAGAAGAAGGACATCACAGATTATCTGAAACACTCCCTtctggagaaggaggaggagctggATCGGCTGTCCGAGCGGCTGCAGAATCAGCGGGAAGCTGCGGATCAGAACCGGAGCACTCAGCAGCTAAAACACGATCAGCTGATGGCGGCGCTCCAAGAACAAATTCGGGAACTCCAGGAACAGAACAGGAAGCTTG TCGGAAATCTAACAGATCTGGACGAGTTTGAGAGGCAGAAAGAGGATCTGATGACCAACTTGGATCATCTGGAGAAGAAGCTGGAGCATCAGGAGGAGGAGCATAAAAACCAGATCCATGACCTGGAGATGAAACTTCTGCTGGAGAAGAAAAG ACTCAGGGAGGAAATGGAGACTTGCACCTTGGCCATGGAAGCAAAGGTTCAGCACCTGGTGGACCAGAACCTCCCTGAGAGGGCCCGGTCGGTGCTGCAGGAGAACGCAGAGATGAAAGCCTGCTTCAGCAAGCTGTCTGAGCAGTTCAAGGTTCTGATGGAGGAGAACTCCGTCCTGCGGGAACGGAAGCATCAGCTGAGCATTGATGTGGAAATCCAGGAGGAAATGATCCGTGAGATGTCCAGGATGAGCTGCCTCCAGAGGAAG CAGGTGCAGCAGCTTCAGGAGGAGCTGAAGAACAAACACCAGAACCTGGAGCAGCTGCAGAAGGAACACTCCCAGGTTCTGGCTGAGATGGAGGCTCTCAG ACCGGAAAACCCAGATCCAGGATCCACTTCCAAGATTCAGCGGGAACACCACAGAGCAGGTGGCACCAGCTCCGTGTCCCACCCAACACCTAAACCCAAAAGCACgtcctgcaggaccagagcaggatCCAGCCACACCTCTGTTCCTCATTACAG GAAACCCGTCAGCCAGGAATCACCCATGAAGCAAAGCCGCTCCGCCATGGGATTTCTGACATCCCAACAGTTATTCAACAAACTCAGCTGGTCCtga